In the Anastrepha obliqua isolate idAnaObli1 chromosome 1, idAnaObli1_1.0, whole genome shotgun sequence genome, one interval contains:
- the LOC129236312 gene encoding piggyBac transposable element-derived protein 4-like: protein MDSEEIRDALNSMENSSVSGDDFSPDEDEYIPDSDSDTRSDDSIDEDLDISATNVNNTADEEQTETTTVWTSPATGETLKNFEEFTNPPQVLQYDAGTPFQYYRKFLTDEILDIIVEETNRNANSQVAGIGTRSSSRMNMWKDTDRQEIMEFLAIVMYMGMVKYPAITDYWKPSTLFKNAFVPQVMARNRFQILLKFIHFADNAQSSETVSKTYKIDKIVQELILAFKQNRPASQKLVIDESMIPFRGRLGFRQYLPGKAHKYGIKVFKLADTTGPLK, encoded by the coding sequence ATGGATTCCGAGGAAATACGTGACGCGTTGAATTCAATGGAAAATTCCAGTGTTAGTGGTGATGATTTCAGTCCAGATGAAGATGAATACATCCCAGATTCAGACAGTGATACAAGGAGTGATGACAGTATTGATGAAGACCTCGATATTAGTGCTACAAATGTTAATAATACTGCAGATGAAGAACAGACGGAAACTACGACAGTATGGACCTCGCCTGCTACCGGAGAGACTTTGAAGAATTTCGAAGAATTTACCAATCCACCCCAGGTTTTGCAATATGATGCCGGTACGCCATTTCAATATTACAGAAAGTTTTTGACCGATGAGATATTGGATATTATTGTTGAAGAGACAAATAGGAATGCAAACTCTCAAGTAGCTGGCATCGGTACTCGCAGCAGCAGTAGGATGAATATGTGGAAAGATACTGATCGCCAGGAGATCATGGAGTTTCTGGCCATAGTCATGTATATGGGAATGGTAAAATACCCTGCAATAACCGACTATTGGAAACCAAGCACATTGTTCAAAAACGCATTCGTCCCACAAGTTATGGCTCGTAACCGGTTCCAGATCTTGCTCAAATTCATTCACTTCGCAGATAATGCCCAGTCCTCTGAAACAGTgtcaaaaacttataaaattgaCAAGATCGTGCAGGAATTGATTCTGGCCTTTAAACAAAATAGACCAGCTAGCCAAAAACTAGTTATCGATGAAAGTATGATACCTTTCCGTGGTCGTCTGGGTTTTCGACAATACCTTCCTGGTAAGGCCCATAAATATGGTATTAAGGTGTTCAAATTAGCAGACACTACAGGTCCTCTTAAATAG